Genomic window (Cystobacter fuscus DSM 2262):
TTCTCCGAGGCCACTGGCCTGCTGCACCACCTGGAAGGGGTCGGCCGTGTCGTCGGGAAGCTCGCCGGAGCCCCCGGTCGCCTCTCGGGGGGCGGGAGCGGCCTCGGGTCGCCCAGGTGCGGAGCCGTCGTGGAGCGAGGACGAGTGAGGGTCGAAGCCGCCCGTCAGGTGCCCCCGAGGCGCGCCCGTGACGCACCCTGTCAGCAGGGCGACCACTGTCAGGGCCAGCAAGGCTCCTCCGATTCGAGGGCTCGGGAGACGACGCGCCGCGATGGGGGCCTGCCTCTCGTCAGATGCCTGGGGTGTGTTCCTCACGGGCACCCGGAATGCCAGGGGAACTTCAGGGCGGTCAATCACACTTGCTGTGAAAGACGTGGGTTATTTCCCGTCTTCTCATGGATTAGTAGGATTAAAAAGTCATAACGAATTAACCCGACTAAATTGGAGTCGTGCTCTATTCCAGCCAAGGTGTTCGCGCGTCGGTGCGTGCGTCACCCGAACGAATCCCCACGGAGTGGGCCCAGGCGCTCTCCGGGGAAAGGACCAGGAGCCGATGAAGACGATCTGGAAGCAGAGCCTGCTCGCCGCGATGTCGCTGGTGGTGCCCTTGAGCGAGAGCCTCGCGGGGACGGCGGATTTCACTGTTCAGTATCAGAACTACAACGCGGCGGGGCCCAACGACGACATCATCGAGGCGGGCATCCAGGTACGTAACAACACCTCGGCCGCCATCCCCCTGAGCAACATCGTCGTGCGCTACTGGCTCACGAAGAATGGCGCCTCCACGGTGGCTCCGGCGTGCTGGTGGTGGAACGCGCCGGACTGCTCGGCCATCTCGCTGACCACCGGGAGCGCGTCCGCCTCCGGCGCGGATCAGTACGTGGAAATCCGCTTCACCAGCGCGGCCGGAAGCCTGGCCGCTGGCGCGACGACCGCGCCCATCGATCTCGGTGTCACCTTCGGAGGCGCCGCCGTCAACGAGACGGATGACTATTCCTACGGCAATCAGACGGCGCCCACCGACTGGAGCCGCATCACCGTGCACGACGCGGGCTCGGCGCCCACCGGCGGCCTGCGCGGCGGCACGCTCCCCACGGGTGGCACGACTCCTCCGCCGACGGACCCGCCGCCCTCGAACCTGGCCGAGTTCTTCGATGACTTCACCTACTCGGGCACGGGTGACGCGGCGTTCACCAACCTCTGGAATGTGCGCACGTACGCGGGCGGCCCCGGCGTGAGTGGCGCCACCTGGTCCGCGAGCAACATCTCCATGGTGACGGAGGGCTCGGACCGGCTGATGCGGCTGCGGGCGAGCACCAACGGCACCGCGGCGGGCACCACGCACTCGGAGGTCCTCACCCAGGCGCAGAAGTTCCGCTTCGGCACCTACGCGACCCGGATGCGCTTCCGCGACACCCCGCTGTCCGGCACGCGCGTCTTCGCCGACAAGTACGTCGAGACCTTCTTCGCGCTCACGCCCTACAGCAGCCCCAGCTACTCGGAGCAGGACTACGAGTACCTGCCCAACGGCGGCTGGGGACAGGGCAACACCCCCACCATGTTCATCACCTCGTTCGACAAGAACAAGACGGCGAGCACCTCGGCCCGGCTCGGCTACAGCCATGATGGCTGGCACACGCTCGTGCTGCACGTGAGGCCCACGGGCAATGTCTATCACATCGACGGCGTGGAGCGGGCCAACCACTCGTCCCAGTTCTCGCCGCTCATCAACCAGTTCCTCGACTTCCAGATGTGGTTCATCGAGCTCGGCCCCTCCGGCGGCGCGCGCACGTACTTCGAGGACGTGGACTGGGTGTACTTCGCCAAGGACGCGTACCTGGACACCAACACCGTCAATTCGAAGGTGTCGAGCCTGCGCTCGGCCTCCGTCCCGCGCAAGGACACGGTGCCCTGAGCGTTCGTCCGAGCCGGTTCGGCTACTTGTCGATTCGTTCCCTGACGCCGAACCGGCCCGCCGTCACCTGGTGTCGTTCCACCGAGAGGGTGTCGGCCTTCAGCGTGCCACGAGCCTGCAGGCCGTAGTCATTGTAGAAGGCATCAACGGTTCGCGCCCGGAGGTCACCACCGATGTGATCATGGCGCCTGTCGTCTACCCCAGCCATGGACCGTGGGGCATGAGACAGGCGTGCTCAGAAGCTCCAGGGCGAGGTGCTCGTAGATGGACACCATGTCCGGCACGTTGACATGCAACAGCGACTCCAGGCTGCTCCGCGTGGGTGAGGACAGGCGGCCGCGGCGCTCCGCGAGGAAGCGCTGGATGGTTTGTGTCGTGTCTTGCGCCGTTGGCGGCTTGCCTCCACCCAGCGCGGAGAGGGCACGGCAGAGGGCTTCGAATTCCTCGCGGATTCGAGCCAGCTCGGCTTTGCGCTCGGCCGCCGTGGTGCTGAAACGCGCCTCGATCTCCACCTTCACCTCCTCGCCCTGGCGGGCGGGGAAGGCGGGAAAGACCCAGGAGCGCACGAGCAGCATGACGCAGTTGCGTTCCAGATAGAGACCTCCCACGTGAGGGATGTGTCCACCGCGCGCGTCATCCAGCACCTTGCCGTCGCGCCCCACCTCGAAGCGCAGCAGGATCCGATCATCCACATCGGGAGGAGGGGTCCAGGGAGTGTTTTCCCTGGGGGCTTCTTCGGTGAGCAGGCGCATGCAGGAGGCCAGCGCCGGCCGCTGCTGGTCGAAGACGCGCTTGACTGCTTCGGGAGAGAGGCCGGGGGAAGTCTCCACCCGGCTGGCGGGCGAGACCTCGGCCGCGTGAGCAGCGGGTGTCAAAAGGCAGAGGGCTAGAGCGAACCACCTGGGAACGATGCGGGAGGTGTAGCGGTGCATCCGCTGCCTCCTAGCAGAAACGCGCTTCCGGCTCTGAATCCCCGCCGAAAATCCGATACGCACCGCGTACCCTCCACGGGGGTCGGGCAGCGAACCGGCGCACGGAGTCGTGGGACTCACGTGCGTCTGGGAGGAGCGGTTGGCCGCCGAGCATCTGATTCCGACGTTTGAACGCCAGGACCCACTCGGCCGCCGGACAGCCGGGCGCTCCCCCGCGCACTCCGGTCACCCGTCTCAGGTGTGGACTTAGCTTGAGGACATGTCCGACGCGTTCACCCACCTGGAGATCGCGGGTCGTCCCGTGCGCATCAGCCGGCCGGAAAAGGTCTTCTTCTCCGCGCGCGGCGAGACGAAGCTCGATCTCATCGAGTACTACCTGTCCGTCGGTGAAGGTGTGCTTCGCGGCGTCCGCGAGCGCCCGTGCGCCCTCAAGCGCTACCCGGACGGTGCCGAAGGGGCCTTCTTCTTCCAGAAGCGGGTTCCGGCCGGCGCGCCCGAGTGGCTCCAGACCGCCCAGGTGACTTTTCCCAGCGGCCGGAGCGCGGACGAGCTCTGCCCGGTGGACCTGGCGCACGTCGTCTGGGCGGTGAACCTCGGCTGTCTGGACTTCAACCCGCATCCGGTACGCCGGAGCGAGCTCTCGCACCCGGACGAGCTCCGCATCGACCTCGACCCGCAGCCGGGCGTGCGCTTTTCCAGCGTGCGCGAGGTGGCCCTGTGCGTGCGCGAGGTGCTCGAGGAGCACGGGCTCGTGGGATACCCGAAGACGTCCGGGTCGCGCGGCATGCACGTCTATGTCCGGCTCGCACCGCACTGGGACTTCACCGAGGTTCGCCACGCCGCGCTCGCGCTCGCGCGTGAGGTGGAGCGGCGCATGCCGCGCAAGGCGACGAGCGCCTGGTGGAAGAAGGAGCGCGGCCGGCGGGTGTTCGTGGACTTCAACCAGAATGCGAAGGACAGGACCATCGCGTCTGTCTATTCCGTGCGGGCCAACCCCGAAGCGCGCGTGTCCTGCCCATTGCGCTGGGACGAGGTCGCGGACGTGGAGCCCGAGGAGCTGACGCTCGCCACGGTGCCCCGGCGCTACAAGAAGCTCGGTGACGTCTGGGAAGGGATGGACGAGCGTGCCTTCGCGCTCGACAGCCTGCTCGAGCTCTTCGAGCGCCAGAAGGCCGCGGGGCTCGGTGAAGCCCCCTTTCCGCCGCACTTCGACAAGCAGAAGGACGAACCGCTCCGTGCGGCGCCCCGCGCGGGCGCTGTCCGCGCGAAACCGGCGCTCGCGGCACGTGCACAGCGAAAGCCGCGTCGCGGCGGAAGCCGTTGAGCCGGCCCCGGCGCGAGGGCCGGAAACCCGCCGGAAACTCAATGGGCGGTGGCGCCCTCGAGCCCGGAGGCGAAGACCTCGACGAGTTCGGCCGGGACCGAGCGCTCCAATTGCGCGTAGGTGCACGAGCGCGGCGTCCGGTCCGGGCGCCACCTTCGCAAGTGCGTGGCGTGACGAAAGCGCATGCCCTGCATGTGGTCGTACGCCACCTCGACGACGAGTTCCGGGCGCACGGGCTCCCAACTCAGGTCGCGCTGCGCGCTCCAGCGGCTCTGGGCCCCCGGCATCCGGACCGCGTCGTCCTCCACCTCGGCCCACTCGCGCCAGGGGTGCGTCTCCATCGCCCGCTTCCGGTACGGCTCGAGCTTCTTCGCGAGTTCCACCCGTTGCTTCGCGGTGAACCCCGTGGCGACGCCCGCGTGGTGCAGCGTGCCTTGCTCGTCATGGAGGCCGAGCACCAACGAGCCGATGCCCTGGCCGTCCTTGTGCCAGCGAAAGCCACCGACGACGCAGTCCGCGGTGCGCTCGTGCTTCACCTTGTACATCTCGCGCTTGCCTTCCAGGTACGGCAGGGCGAGCGGCTTGACGACGACCCCATCGAGCCCGGCGCCCTCGAAGCGGCGGAACCAGGCCTCGGCCACCTCGCGGCTGCGCGTGGCGGGCGTGAGGTGAATGGGCGCACGGACACCCGCGAGCGCTTTCTCGAGCAACTTCCTGCGCTCGTGGAAGGGCCGCGGCCGCAAGTCTCGCTTGTCGAGCGCGAGCAGATCGAACGCCACGAACGAGGCGGGCGTCTCCACCGAGAGCTTGCGAATGCGTGAAGCCGCCGGGTGGATGCGCTGCAACAGCGCGTCGAAATCGAGCCCGCCGTCCTCGCCCACGATGACGATTTCTCCGTCGACGACGCAGCGGCGCGGCAGATGCGTGCGGAGCGACTCGACGAGCTCGGGAAAGTAGCGCGTCATCGGCCGCTCGTTGCGGCTGCCGAGGATGATCTCGTCTCCGTCGCGATAGACGATGGCGCGGAATCCGTCCCACTTCGGCTCGTAGAGCACCTCGCCTTCCCCCGGTATCTCTCGCACCAGACTGGCGAGCATTGGCGACACCGGAGGCATGACGGGCAGCTTCATGAATGAAAGCTGGGCCTGAGCCGAATGGCGAGCAACCCGGAGCAAGGGCGTCCCCGCCGCCGATGCCTGCTTGCCCAGCGACCGGGAGGGCCTGCTCCTCCTCGCGGGGCCCACCCTGCCCGTGGTGGGCCCCATCCGGCTGCGCCGACCGCACGAGACACGCCGCGAACCCTCCGTGGGGGTCGAGCATCGAACCGGCGCACGGAGTCATCGGAATCACTCCCAGGAGGATGGCGGCATGAAGATCGGAATCATCGGCGCGGGAATGATCGGTGGAACCCTCGCGCGGCGCTGGACCCGGCTCGGACACGAGGTCTTCATCGCGAACTCGCGCGGGCCCGAGACGCTTCGCGAACTCGCGGCGGAGACGGGCGCGAAGGCCGTCACCCGCGCCGAGGCGGCGAGGGCCGGCGAGGTCGTCGTCCTGACGATCCCCCAGAAGGCGGTCCTGGACCTGCCGAAGGACCTCTTCGCGAACGTGCCGAAGGACGTCGTCGTGATCGACACGGGCAACTACTACCCCATCCGCGACGGACTGCTCGAGGAGCTCGACGGCGGAAAGGTCGAGAGCGAGTGGGTGGCGTCGCGGATCGGCCGCCCCGTCGTCAAGGCCTTCAACAACATCTTCTTCAAGAGCCTTCTGGAGAACGGCAAGGCGAAGGGCACACCGGGGAGGATCGCGCTGCCGGTCGCGGGGGATCCGCCCGAAGCCCGGGCGAAGGTGCTCCAACTCGTGGACGAACTCGGTTTCGATGCCATCGATGCCGGGAGTCTCTCGGACTCCTGGCGCCAGCAGCCCGGCACCCCGAGCTACACCCACGACCTCGATGCGGCGCGCCTGAAGCAGGCCCTCGCCCAGGCCGAGCGTGGCCGCCTCCCGGAGTACCGCAACGCCGCCAACGAATCCTTGAAGAAGTATCTGACGACGTAGTTCGACGGTGCGCGGGTGGGCACATCCTGGTGCTCGAGGATGTGCCCTCGGGACGTCAGCTCAACACCTCACCAGGTGGACTGGGTGTCGGGGATGCAGGGCTGGTAGAGATAGCCGCTCGCGGTCGGTCCCACGAGTTCGAGGTCGCGGCGGCTCGAGTTGATGTGCCACTGATTCGCGCGGGTGCAGTTCGGGTTGGTGTTGTACTCCACGTTGAAGACCGCCTTGCCCTTCGCGATGAAGCTGTTCTTGAAGAGCTGGCACTCGTCGTACTCCCAGCACTGCTCCGTCAGGGCCCAGTCGAAGTAGTCCACCAACTCCGGCGCCTCGGTGTTGTTGCCCTTGAGTCCCACCGACATTCCGAGCGAGTGGGCGAGGTCCGCGATCGCCTTGTTGTAGGCATTGTTCTGGGCCTTGGTGATGGGGAATCCGGAGTCATTGCTCCAGACCTCCGTCTCATCCGGCTCGATGGCATCGAAGCCCTTGTTCTTGCACCAGTTGATCATCCGGTCCCTCATGATGGGAAGGAGGATGTCCTGTTGGCGGATGTCGAGCCAGTACGAGCCGTCCCAGCCCTCGTCCGGTTTGCCAATCACGGACGCTGGGAAGCGCGCCTTGTCCGACCGGTAGTCCTCGTAGACGCCCGCGTCGAAGTAGCAGATCACCACGATGTCTGGTCCGAGGGCGTGAAGCTTCGCCACCGTTTCGGCCGACGTCAGCTCGCCATCGAGGTCATAGACCGTCTTGTGGGGCAGCACGTCGCGCGGGTAGGAAAAGTCCTGGGAGAGCTGCCAGTGCCAGTGAATGGGCTGCGCGGGAGTGGGGCGCCACCAACTCGTCTGAGTTCCGGCATCGTTCAGGGGTGCTCCCGCATC
Coding sequences:
- a CDS encoding cellulose binding domain-containing protein — translated: MKTIWKQSLLAAMSLVVPLSESLAGTADFTVQYQNYNAAGPNDDIIEAGIQVRNNTSAAIPLSNIVVRYWLTKNGASTVAPACWWWNAPDCSAISLTTGSASASGADQYVEIRFTSAAGSLAAGATTAPIDLGVTFGGAAVNETDDYSYGNQTAPTDWSRITVHDAGSAPTGGLRGGTLPTGGTTPPPTDPPPSNLAEFFDDFTYSGTGDAAFTNLWNVRTYAGGPGVSGATWSASNISMVTEGSDRLMRLRASTNGTAAGTTHSEVLTQAQKFRFGTYATRMRFRDTPLSGTRVFADKYVETFFALTPYSSPSYSEQDYEYLPNGGWGQGNTPTMFITSFDKNKTASTSARLGYSHDGWHTLVLHVRPTGNVYHIDGVERANHSSQFSPLINQFLDFQMWFIELGPSGGARTYFEDVDWVYFAKDAYLDTNTVNSKVSSLRSASVPRKDTVP
- a CDS encoding endo alpha-1,4 polygalactosaminidase; this translates as MSKLSLVAALALGPLLGCGIQSTPSEPNPDGNVGAEFVDAGAPLNDAGTQTSWWRPTPAQPIHWHWQLSQDFSYPRDVLPHKTVYDLDGELTSAETVAKLHALGPDIVVICYFDAGVYEDYRSDKARFPASVIGKPDEGWDGSYWLDIRQQDILLPIMRDRMINWCKNKGFDAIEPDETEVWSNDSGFPITKAQNNAYNKAIADLAHSLGMSVGLKGNNTEAPELVDYFDWALTEQCWEYDECQLFKNSFIAKGKAVFNVEYNTNPNCTRANQWHINSSRRDLELVGPTASGYLYQPCIPDTQSTW
- a CDS encoding NADPH-dependent F420 reductase; this encodes MGVEHRTGARSHRNHSQEDGGMKIGIIGAGMIGGTLARRWTRLGHEVFIANSRGPETLRELAAETGAKAVTRAEAARAGEVVVLTIPQKAVLDLPKDLFANVPKDVVVIDTGNYYPIRDGLLEELDGGKVESEWVASRIGRPVVKAFNNIFFKSLLENGKAKGTPGRIALPVAGDPPEARAKVLQLVDELGFDAIDAGSLSDSWRQQPGTPSYTHDLDAARLKQALAQAERGRLPEYRNAANESLKKYLTT
- the ligD gene encoding non-homologous end-joining DNA ligase; amino-acid sequence: MSDAFTHLEIAGRPVRISRPEKVFFSARGETKLDLIEYYLSVGEGVLRGVRERPCALKRYPDGAEGAFFFQKRVPAGAPEWLQTAQVTFPSGRSADELCPVDLAHVVWAVNLGCLDFNPHPVRRSELSHPDELRIDLDPQPGVRFSSVREVALCVREVLEEHGLVGYPKTSGSRGMHVYVRLAPHWDFTEVRHAALALAREVERRMPRKATSAWWKKERGRRVFVDFNQNAKDRTIASVYSVRANPEARVSCPLRWDEVADVEPEELTLATVPRRYKKLGDVWEGMDERAFALDSLLELFERQKAAGLGEAPFPPHFDKQKDEPLRAAPRAGAVRAKPALAARAQRKPRRGGSR
- a CDS encoding ATP-dependent DNA ligase, whose protein sequence is MKLPVMPPVSPMLASLVREIPGEGEVLYEPKWDGFRAIVYRDGDEIILGSRNERPMTRYFPELVESLRTHLPRRCVVDGEIVIVGEDGGLDFDALLQRIHPAASRIRKLSVETPASFVAFDLLALDKRDLRPRPFHERRKLLEKALAGVRAPIHLTPATRSREVAEAWFRRFEGAGLDGVVVKPLALPYLEGKREMYKVKHERTADCVVGGFRWHKDGQGIGSLVLGLHDEQGTLHHAGVATGFTAKQRVELAKKLEPYRKRAMETHPWREWAEVEDDAVRMPGAQSRWSAQRDLSWEPVRPELVVEVAYDHMQGMRFRHATHLRRWRPDRTPRSCTYAQLERSVPAELVEVFASGLEGATAH